GGATGAAGCTTCAAAACGGCCTGATAGTGGAAGATCTCAAGAACTTCGAGAAAGTTACCAAGGAAAAGGAAATTCATATAGGTGTTATCACCGTGCCAGCTGAAAGTGCCCAACAAGTGGCTGATATTATGCTATCTTCAGGCATAAAGGGTATCATAAATTTCGCTCCGGTAAAGTTGTCCATTCCCAAGAAAATTCCTGTCGAAGAGATAGATATATCTCTCACTTTCAGGGCACTCTCATTTCAGATAAGCACACAAAAAAACCAGTAGTGAGGTGTTTGGATGCTTGTTGCGATCGTAGGTGGTAGCGGTGCAGGAAAAACTTCTGTTGCTATGAAAATCAAAGAGCACTTCGGTAAAAGTGCTGACATTCTTTCCATGGACGACTATTACAAAAACCTTGAACCCGGGGTCGATCCACGAGAGTTCAACTTTGACAGCCCCAAAGCCTTCGATTTTGAACTTTTTGTAGATCATTTGAAGGCCCTCAAGACCGGGAAAGAAATTCAAACACCGATATATAGCATGGTGACTTACAGAAGGGAATCTGGAATATCTAAATCATTCTTTCCAAGACCATTGATACTTGTCGAAGGTATTCTTGTTCTTTACAATAAAGAACTCAGAAAGCTTTTTGACTTTTCTGTATATATTGATGCACCTGCCGATGAAAGGCTTATAAGGAGAATTGAAAGAGACACAAGGGAAAGAGGTAGGTCCATAGAAAGCATAATAACCCAGTACAGAAAATTCGTTGCTCCAGCTTTTAAAACTTTCATCGAACCCCAAAAGTATTTCTGCGATATTGTTCTTCCAGACGGTGTTCAGAATACAGTCGGATTGAAAGTCATAATCAACGCCATAGAAAATATGTTAAAATCTAATCGCTGAGCTCAAATGACATTAGTTCACCGGAAATTAATGACACTTGAAAGAAATGATGGTATCGTAACTTCGTAAATCAAAAATAGAATTTGCTATGTTTCGGAGGTGGAGCCGTGAGCAAGCGCCCCGTCGTTGTAGTTTTTCTGCTTCTTTTAGTTGTTACCGCTTTTTCTTTCGACACTCTGAAAGCCGAAAAAGCTTTTAAGGTATATGTAGAGGATTACGAAAGGGAATCATCGAAATTACCGATTATCCTCAAATTGAAGGAGGACCTTAAGGATCTCGCTCTATACAGGCTTTACAAGCTCCAGATCGCTGGAAGCATTGAGAAAAAGGAGAGCACCACAACGATCCCTGATTTGCTTACAGCCCATATGAAATCCTTGGATGAGAGCTTTTTTTCCAGCGAAGAGGAAAAGATTGCCTACAGTGCATTTCTCGCTTGGGTTGTTTCCATCGTATCGGGCAAAAATTTTCAAATCGGCACGATCAACGAAATGCCCGCCTATTCTCTGACTTTCAACAGTTACTCTTCGAGAATAAGGTCATCTGCGCCACGGGTCTATGAAAGCTGGGTTGCTTATGCGCTTGGGTTATTAAAAGAACGCCCTGAAGGTTTCCCAGATGGTCGTTTGCCGACACCAAAGACTTTCAGTGATTTTGATCTCGATATCGTTTCCGATATCGAAGAACAGCAAGAGATTGCGTCGATAACCGATGCTGAAATTCTCAGACAACTCTCTGAAGCGATCGAAATGATCTCCGCGAAAGAATATAATGTCAGCGTCCTATTCAACGATAAAGTGGAAGAAAGAGTCAACTTCATCACAAGTAAACTCCCATCTGAACTCACTGGGCTGGAAGAATCCACAAGGAACCTCTTAAAACTCTGGATTTTCAGGTCCCTTTCTCTCATTCCCGATGCTCCGTACTTCCCAGAATCTTTGCCTATTGAAACGCTTGAAATTTCAGGATTTATAAACACTATACCACTGGAGGATCCGAATTACGAAAAAATCAGTGAGATAATCAAGGCTAATAACCTGATGATGATGCAACTCAATTTTGCGCTGAAGATGATCGCTAGAAATGATTATTCCCCTGTGGGGCTCATCGAGGCTGATATCAACAGTGAAGCAAAGAAAATGGTAGCTCCACTTTTGAGTACCCTTGGACAGATCAGAAACGAATTATCCGCTGTTTTTGTATCGAGTGTTTCAAAAAAGATTTCCTTGGGATGGCTTAGAATATTGTTTTACATTCTTATCGTTGCTTTGGCGTTTACTTATCTTCAATTTTTAAAGAAATACCTCGTATACATAATCGTCGGTTTTGAGACTTTTTATCTTCTCTTCATTTCAAACCCAAACCAAAGCACTCTAGATTTGTCCTTATACGCTATAGTTATAATTCCATTGTTCGTTTTTGCTATTTTGATAACACTTGGGCGCGTGTTATCTAAGAAAAGGAAAGTCATCGATATTGCCGCTCTAATATTGATAGTCTTTGCCTCTATACTCCCCTTTGTTAAGCTTTATAAGAATGTGCCCGAGCTATCTATGGAAAAATTCCCCGAATTCTACGAATCCATATATTACGATACATTGAAAGAGGACCTCTTTGTTTCTCCTAATTCACTATTTAATATTGAAGTTAGAAAGCTTACCTCATTGATATCAGCTGAATTGAATGAACTAAAGCGAAGCTATCGCGTGGTGATACCGAATATGCTGAATGATCTTGCGAAAAACACAGAGACAAAGTTCTCGGTATCTGGAACACGTTTGAGAGTTACAATGCCTGCCTTTGATGAATATCTCTCTATCGAAAAAGAACCGACCTACATCTCGAATTTCGAGGATCTCCAAAAGGCTTTCAAAAGTTTCGTCAGAAACAGTAAAAGTAATTTCTCGCAGTATAATAAGGTACTTAATAACGTTGAAAATATGGCGGAAGAGATCGTACTATACGCAGGCGAACCCTTACGCGCGGACTTCGAGGAGTACCTCGAAAAAACTCTGGGGGCCAAACCTGAGTACGCTGTAGCAATAGACAACATAGAAGAAGCCATCATAGATGAACTGAATGCTCAACCGATAGCGGCTACAATTGCCCCTTACAAAGTTCCTGGATTCGCGGTGCTTCTTCTTGGAATATTTATTCTTGTGGCAACTACTGTGATTTTTAAGAATTTCTATCTATCGCTTCTCGAAGGTATGCTTATCGTAGCAGCGTTTATCGGAAACATCAGTAACAAAAATCTCGAAATATTCGTTCAAGCTGGCACTCCTTATTTGAAGCTGTCTGTAAATACAGGAATCAGTGTTTGGTTTTTTACTCTGTTCACGGTTATAATTGTCTTGGCTGAAATATTTGCCTTCACATCCTACAAAAAAGGGAGGGAGAGTGCATGAAGTTAAGGATTGCTTTGGTTCTCTCACTTGTTCTGCTCATAGCGCTTCCTGTTATGGCGCTGAAAGTGATTATGGTTACCGACGTTGGAGGTCTTGGTGACAAGTCTTTTAACGATGGAACTTGGGAAGGTATTGTGAGAGCTGCAGATTTCCTTGGTATCGAAAAGGAAGTTGTTCAGTCTCACGAAATGGCTGACTACATTCCCAATCTCTCCAACGCTGCTAAAGAAGCTGATATCGTCTTTGCCGTTGGTTTCATGATGACAGATGCCCTTTTCAAGGTTGCCCCACAGTTCCCCGACACATATTTCATTGGCATCGATATCGTTCCACCTGAGGGAGCAGAAGCCAACAACGTGGCGACCTACATTTTCAAAGAGCAGGAAGGTGCATTCCTCGCAGGTTACCTGGCTGCCGCTATGACAAAGACAAACATTGTGGGTTTCATCGGTGGTATACCGATACCCCCTGTTGAGAGATTCAGATATGGTTATGAAGCCGGTATAAGAGTCTATGAGGAACTCCATGGTAAAACCATCGAGATCCTCAGGGGATACACCATGGATTTCAACGATCCCAAGAAAGGTAAGGACCTAGCGCTCGCTCAATTTGCCGAAGGCGCCGATATCGTCTTCCACGCTTCTGGTGCCTGTGGTAATGGTGTGATCGAAGCGGCTGCTGAAAAAGGTGAAGGATTCTTCGCCATCGGTGTCGACGCTGATCAGGACTACATGGCTCCTGGAAGGGTTCTCACCAGCGCCATGAAGAGAGTCGATATGGCTTCTTATCAGGCCGTTCTCAGCGTTGCTCTTGGAACTTTCACACCTGGTCTCCACATCCTCGGTATCAAAGACGAGGGCGTAGGAATAAGCCCGATGAAATACACCAAAGACATCGTTCCAAAGAGTGTTCTTAAAGATCTTGAATTCCTAAAGGAAGAAATCAAGAAGGGTACGCTGGTTGTTCCAGACACTCAGGAAGCACTCGATGCCTTTGAAGTTCCTGAAATCACACTTCCCTGATTCAGCAAATTCCGGGGTGCCTTACGGCACCCCTTACCCTTATCACTAACTATATTAAAGGTCGGGAGGTCCTACTCCCGATTTTTAGTATCGTTAGTGGTGGAGGTGAGTCTGTGTCTGCATTGAAATCTGGTACCCCAGACTTTTCCGATTATGCGGTAGT
This genomic interval from Kosmotoga pacifica contains the following:
- the udk gene encoding uridine kinase; this encodes MLVAIVGGSGAGKTSVAMKIKEHFGKSADILSMDDYYKNLEPGVDPREFNFDSPKAFDFELFVDHLKALKTGKEIQTPIYSMVTYRRESGISKSFFPRPLILVEGILVLYNKELRKLFDFSVYIDAPADERLIRRIERDTRERGRSIESIITQYRKFVAPAFKTFIEPQKYFCDIVLPDGVQNTVGLKVIINAIENMLKSNR
- a CDS encoding BMP family lipoprotein, with the protein product MKLRIALVLSLVLLIALPVMALKVIMVTDVGGLGDKSFNDGTWEGIVRAADFLGIEKEVVQSHEMADYIPNLSNAAKEADIVFAVGFMMTDALFKVAPQFPDTYFIGIDIVPPEGAEANNVATYIFKEQEGAFLAGYLAAAMTKTNIVGFIGGIPIPPVERFRYGYEAGIRVYEELHGKTIEILRGYTMDFNDPKKGKDLALAQFAEGADIVFHASGACGNGVIEAAAEKGEGFFAIGVDADQDYMAPGRVLTSAMKRVDMASYQAVLSVALGTFTPGLHILGIKDEGVGISPMKYTKDIVPKSVLKDLEFLKEEIKKGTLVVPDTQEALDAFEVPEITLP